The Alnus glutinosa chromosome 1, dhAlnGlut1.1, whole genome shotgun sequence region GTTGCCAGCAGAGAGGATGCCAATGAAAAGCTCCACGTGCCCATCTCGAAGAGGCGGGGCTTTCCATTTAGTAACCATCTCAAGATACATCTGAGGTCTGAAACTTGGGTGTGATGTGGGTAAGGAAGCAGCAAATACAGAATCCACATCAATATCCCCATTGACAGAAAGTCCAGTGGCATCCTCAAGAACAAATCCCTGTGAACATTACAAAATTTTTTAAGATGTCCTGCACTCATTACAATATGAGGGAGCACATATCACAAGGGTACTCACAGTGCGATAAGGAAAAGAGTTGACATGCCTCCCATCTGCATTGATATGGTAACCTTCCAAGCCAGCACTCACAGTTAGAACAAATAATTTGCCCTCTGCAAAAGGGTATGGCCAGTCTATAGACACTGTCTTTGTCCGCCCTATCAGCCTTTTCAACCACCATGTCGCTTTCCATTCTTCTGAGTGATTGTCATCATCTCGAATCCACTTCTCACATTTCACCTGCCCATCAACTTCATAAAATCCAGTGAATCAGCAAAGGTAAACAATGATGCCCCTTTCAACAGACAGGATTAATTAAATGAAAGTTAACTAAGAACTATATAAAGATGCAGAATTCTTCATTCAAGCTGTTTGAAAACCACCCAAAGCTTGTGACCAAGAGAAGAAACCAGGTGTTACTAAACAAAATCACATCATAGGGTGGGGCGGCAACTTCAGAAGAATCAAGTTTCTACATTCAGGTATAACGACCTAAATTTAAATCGCACTTTGCATCCCAAAAACATGGACATCATTGGCTACAAGCCTACAACAAAATAGAATCACATTAACAACAACTTGATACCATAATGCTAAACGTTATGCATCTACCAACCTAACCTGCATTTATATCCATGCACTCATTCTAGTAGCAATAAAACACAAAcacagaacaaaaaaaaaggccccGCGCATTCTCTCAAGTTAAAAATCGGCACAAAAGCCGTTGAAATCAAATCTCTACCTACCAGTTTCTTCATCGGCCCTAGACTTCCACCCCTCGCACCTCAGCGCTGAGCCCCACTGCATCCTATAACACGTGTTCTGCTCGATAACGGGCTTCCCACTCCAATCCCCTTTCAACCTGGGGTTGAAATGCAGAATCTTAGGTGGGTCCTCCCCATCCACCGTCTTCAGCCCCTGCAACTCAATCATGAACTGCGACACCATCACCGACTCGTCTCCTTCCTTCAACAACGATATCTTCGGATCGTGCTCCGAGTGGGCCCACCGGGGCCTCCCCACCACCGTAATATGGGACCCCAGCGTCAGCCCGCACGGGATCACCAGCACCCGGTTCCTCCGGTCCCGGAATTCCGACCCGGATAGCGAAATCGAATGCGGGCACCGCTCGGACACGTTCTCCGGCTTGGTTTTCGGATTCAGCTCGATCTTCCCGGACTCTAGCTCTTCCCAGAGCTTCTTTCCCACCACCCAGGCGTGCTTTGCCGCCTTGTGAAGCTGCGAGAACTCGTCCTTACCGGCATTTCCATCGAACAGACTCTCGTTGAAGACCAAGCCCGAAACTTTACTGAGCTCGCGCATTCGCCGTTCAGGTGTCCGGTACGCCGGCACGTCTTCATCGGCCGGTTCCTCTCCTCTCTCCAGCGCCACGAGCCTCGGCAACGAGTCGCCAAGAAACCCGAACGCCCCGTCGTCCGGACCCGGCCCGGACCCAGCCCGGAACACCAGGGGGATCTCGAAGCTCATGAAGAGCATGTAAAGAAACACAACGCCTATCAGAAGTTGAACCAATCTGAGCCGACTCGGCGACGCGAAAGTTTCAAGCTTTGCCCGCTTCATTGTCCCCCAAGAACCCCAAAATGTCCCACTTGTTTTCAGGACAATGTGAATGGGTTTGAGAAGCACAGCAATGGCAATGGGTAATGGTCCTTTTCAAATCATGCCACCTTTTCTGtatcaaaccctaaccctagattgAAGGGATTAGTCACGAGAGTTCAGCCTGAAGGAGCTCAAATTCACATTATATAAACACACAAAAAATTAGTAAGAAAGTTGCCAAATAAAGGAAGGTAAAGCGAGCTTCTTTAGGGAAATtcaacaaattttgaaaattctcttccataaaaggaaacaaaaacagAGACAATTGGACCATCGCTATTACGCTTAAATATTAGTTTAGTAAACGCCACATAACGCAACGACAGCGTTTCAAGCATTTTTACAAGTTAAGTCGCTGTCACGCTATGTTGCTGCTTGCTAGagtatcttattattattgtcgttaattaattattttatggttgtcgggaaaaaaaaattgaatcttattaaaagaataaaagcagAGGGGGACAAGTGGTCGTGGAGATCACTCTCCGATTTTATCCTTTCCTACAGgatatgttggatttgtttatgtTAAGGAATTAAGTTGGTGtgttaaattaatattaaatggGGAATGCTTTACAACTCGAATTCGCTGGTTGAGAGTTTGAATTTATATTTAAGGAGGAGTGAGACCGTTGGGGCCCTTGGGCTTGGGTGGGGGGCGTGATTTGAAGGGGACGGGGTTGGTGGTGGTGTATATTTAAAGTCGTGGCAGATgtctttttctttagattttttcaaatttaaatatttgaacATTTCCTTGCTTAACTGgtaaggccatctccagcagttgaagttaaaatagctactcaaaaagtgtcaatctctactttaaccactgactatcttaaaaacactccaacaataatctctatcccactcttcattttcttaaaatattattttttaatatttttctttatttctttatttcttttcgcttctccctctcactctccggtctcccccaaccccaacccatctCCCCCAACCGGTCGATCTCTTCCATCCCCATCCCCAACAACCGGCCAACCCCATCAAACCACCcttgcccacccacacccaagacCCATAACCGATCGATCTCTTCCGTCCCCATCCCAAACAATCGGCCAACCCCATCAAACCCACAACCAAACCACCcttgcccacccacacccaagacCCATAACCGATCGATCTCTTCCGTCCCCATTCCAAACAATCGGCCAACCCCATCAAACCCACAATCAAACCCACAACCAAACCACCcttgcccacccacacccaagacCCATAACCGATCGATCTCTTCCGTCCCCATCCCAAACAATCGGCCAACCCCATCAAACCCACAATCAAACCCACAACCAAACCACCcttgcccacccacacccaagacCCATAACCGGTCGATGGTGGCTAGTGCAGTCAAAGGTCCCTTGTCGGTGGTGCGGTTACGAGCCAGAAAGCGAGCTGGTGAGTCCCCTCCACGGTCCCATTCGCGCCGATCGACTCGTCGACAGTGCCGAGTAAGCTGGAGAACGATTAGAACGCCTCGCCGGTGGAGAGGGCGAGGCTGAGAGAGGTCGGAGGTGCGTCCGGGGCGACGAAGCTATTGGCCTTTTCCTTGTCCACTGCTCGTTGGGGATGACGGAGAGACCGATGGAGAGGGACAGAGAGACAAAGAGGGAtaggggggagagagaaaatatcaataaaatagTTTGACTTgtgtgaacagtgaataggcaactctgcctattcactgttcaatgTTAGATGAAAATGGTTACTCTGGCTATTCTGCTGGAGAGCAAAAAAGAGCCAAAATAGTTAGATTTAACCATTTTGGTTAGAATAGCATGTCTGTTGGAGATGCCCTTAAGATATGGCAATTCAAATTCATGGATACGATTTGTGTTGGTCGAGTCATGGGTATATGAAGATagttaattttgatatgattcgtttaattaaattgatgcAATGATACAAGTGGCgtaactcatttaataaacataattttcaaCAGCATCGTAGTTTCGTTCAATCAATCTTTGTCACTATCTACATTAATATTTGAGAAAGAATTATAAAATATCCAACGCTATAGTAAGTATGCCGATTAGCCCCCAAGTAAATTGTGCAGTACtgtcaatatttttattaaaaaaaaaaacttaatatttacttTTAGTATAGTCATTAAAATGTCAGTATTGATATCTTAATAAGAGTACATCAAATTCTAGACCTCAACAGAAGTATAAAAGCAATATTTAACTAAGATTTTCTAATATTAAAAGAACATTGCATTATGTAAGACTTATTGCATAGAAATATGGATAAACCACTGTAAATTCTCTGTTACAGGAATAGCAAGATTCTGATGTGGACTTAACAAGGCATCAATCCACTTAGAGATATGAAGTTTCCTAAGCACTTCAAACCTGATAGGCCAATAAGAACTTCTCCACAAAATTATGGCGTACAAACAATTAAGGAAATGTGAGAAATAGATTCTTGAGTTCCCTTATAGAAAGGGCACATCCAATAGTTTCATACTTTGATGCATTAAAGTTAATTACTTGTGCAAAAATTTAACTAACAATGGTTAATAAAAGTAGCAGGttgaaaaagaaccaaaaagtattatatatatagcttgaCGAAGAAGATTCCCAAGAAGGAAATAATTCCCTTACGAAATCTGACTTTATAGTTGATTCACCTGGTAACCCCCAGTTAAGCACCTTAAGAAAACTCTTCAAGATAGATTGTAAAATACTTAACCAAGATATTAAGTCTAAAGCTAATCTTGAAAGAATAAAGATTTACCGAGAAAGCCTCAACTtcgaacaaaagaaagaaatcttatCCTGttgaaaatatgataaaaattataactaaataaaaattggtaaaAGAAGATAACATTGGTGTCTCTTCAAGCCACCCTCCTCTTGAGTCCATAGTTATTAATCACCATACGTCAACAATTAAAGCCTTCCCTTTTAGGATTGCTTATGAGAATACTGATTTAAAAGAGGTTATTGAGCAAAATAATTACACCAACCAATACTTAAACTCTATAGGTAAACaattggataaaattgaaaaaaaaaaaattataataagtATATTAAGCAACAGAAGCCTTTAATTAAACTTCCATAGGTAAAACTTGGAAATAATCTAAAAGTTAACAAAAATGAGTCTGGTGAGAATATTGAATAAATGCTTAAAGAATTAGTCATAGCAAAACAAGAACAACACAGTACATCTAACATTGGCCGTTGCTACTATCCTTGATTCTTCTAATGATTCATCTGAAACAAAGACCATTTCAGAATCTAAATTTGATAACAACATTAAGCAAATTGAGAAAGCATTCACGGGTTTAGAGCCAAAAAGAATGCGTGAGTCCAAATTTCCTCCTACAAGCCTTACAAAAAATTGGTATCCTAAGCCAACCCTTCCGGATATTCAATTTGAGGAAATAAATTTTCAATGCCAGCTTTCAGTGTCTACAGATAAACTATATGAATTGAATATCGATGGTTTATCAGAACAACAGATTATGGATAAGTTGACACATATGACCATGGTCGCAAATAGCTACGCTACCAACCATGGTTTAAGCCAACCAAAAGTTGTTAACCTTTTGGTTTAAGGTTTCACAAGTACCTTACAAGCTTAGTGGGAAAAAATCCCACTGAAGAGTCAAAAGACAGCATAAAGTATGCTGTTAAAACCGACCCCGAAGGAAATCATATATTCAATGAAGCAATTGGATTAGGATTTTGATAACAGCTTAAAAGtgtttattttctatattaaaataagtattatcatatttattataatttaattattgcattttatatttaattgtggaatattgttcaaatattaatattaaaattaaatgatatattaatgcaataaattgtgttatgtaggaattacaaaagaaatcaaagagtaaaagctAAGAGatgggtcaaaagaagaagtataTCCTATGCTCAAGATAGAGTCCAATATGTAATATAAGTAGAGGTGAAAGCAAACTGTTGGACCCACGAATTGGAAAAACATTATAATACTAATACATGACAAAATCAATAAGAAAAAAGTGTATTTggcttataaaaagaagaagcatagttttatttcaagtgtaaaAAAGAGACATGGAACAAAGAGAAGACTGAAATTCTTAGAGTTGTACGaatcccaaaagaagaatgactcttatctttataagagaagcaacacgGCAACAAACAAGGGATtcaaaaattgcagaaaaagagAATAAGACATTCAGCTCCAGA contains the following coding sequences:
- the LOC133867698 gene encoding hydroxyproline O-galactosyltransferase GALT5-like, whose translation is MKRAKLETFASPSRLRLVQLLIGVVFLYMLFMSFEIPLVFRAGSGPGPDDGAFGFLGDSLPRLVALERGEEPADEDVPAYRTPERRMRELSKVSGLVFNESLFDGNAGKDEFSQLHKAAKHAWVVGKKLWEELESGKIELNPKTKPENVSERCPHSISLSGSEFRDRRNRVLVIPCGLTLGSHITVVGRPRWAHSEHDPKISLLKEGDESVMVSQFMIELQGLKTVDGEDPPKILHFNPRLKGDWSGKPVIEQNTCYRMQWGSALRCEGWKSRADEETVDGQVKCEKWIRDDDNHSEEWKATWWLKRLIGRTKTVSIDWPYPFAEGKLFVLTVSAGLEGYHINADGRHVNSFPYRTGFVLEDATGLSVNGDIDVDSVFAASLPTSHPSFRPQMYLEMVTKWKAPPLRDGHVELFIGILSAGNHFAERMAVRKSWMQHKLIKSSHAVARFFVALHGRKEVNLELKKEAEYFGDIVIVPYLDNYDLVVVKTVAICEYGVRTVAAKYIMKCDDDTFIRVDAVIKEARKVDEDRSLYIGNMNYHHKPLRHGKWAVTYEEWPEEDYPPYANGPGYIVSSDIAQFIIYEFERQKLRLFKMEDVSMGMWVEQFNSSRTVEYRHSLKFCQFGCIEDYYTAHYQSPRQMICMWGKLQYQGKPQCCNMR